Within the Herbaspirillum sp. RTI4 genome, the region ATCGCCTCATCTGCCCGGTTCAGCAAGGTATCCGCAGTCAGTTGCGTTTCTGCATTAAACAGAGCCACGCCGATACTGCTCGACAAAAACAGACTGGTGTCGTTCAGCACAAAAGGAAGATGCATGGCCTCCAGAATTTTTTCGGCAATCTCCAACGCCACTGTTTCACTTTGCAGGTTTTCAAGGATGACCGTAAATTCATCACCTGCCAGCCGCGCCACACTATCTGTATCCCGGATGGTATTACGAACGCGCTGCCCGAACTGCCGCAACAACTCGTCCCCGGCCTCATGTCCGCAACGATCGTTGACTGTCTTGAAACCATCGATATCCAGAAACAGCACCGCCATCATGTCGCGATGACGAATCGCCCGCTGCATTGCATCCGGTAATTTTTCCATGAAGGCGCGCCGGTTCGGCAGGCCGGTCAGCGCATCGGTCATCGCCAGTTTTTCCAGCGAGGTGCGAAATTCATGGCGCTCGGTAATGTCATGTAAAAACGCAATGAACAGATGGCCCTCGCGCCGCATTAAATGCCCTACCGTCAACTCCACCGAAACCAAGGTGCCGTCGCGCCGCAATGCCTGGATTTCCACCCGATTATCGACAATATTTCCACTCCCTTTGCCAGCGAGAAAACGCTGCATGCCGTGACAATGCGCAGCGCGCAAATGATGTGGAACGATCAGCTCGCTCAATATCTGACCGAAGGCTTCCAGGCGCGACCAACCCAATAAAATTTCTGCCTGCCGGTTCCATTCGACGATCGTGCCACCTTCATCAATGGCGATAAACGCTTCATTCGCATTTTGCAAAATGGCACGCAATTCGCTTGCGCTTTCCTGCAAATTGGCCTGATCTTCCTGCTGCCGATGCAGCGTCTGACGCAATGTTTCTGACATGGCTTCCTGCTCGCGCCTGCGCTCTTGCAACTGCTGTTGCAAGGCTTCATTGCGCGCCACCAGAAATGCCAGACGTTGTTGACGCTGCCCCATGCTGACATCGCCATCCTGTTGCGCCAGCTGACGCACCAGAGTCCAGACGCCGCCCACCAGAAACACACCAAACGCTGCCGCCAGCGGCATGACGCCGGTGTGTTCAATCAATGGCTTGATCCGCAACAACATCGCCCCAAATCCGACCAGGGAAAACAGGATGGCGCCAATAGCGGCCCAGGAGAACAGTGGTAATTTCTGCGGTTTACGGCGCATTGAATTTGCCCGATGAATGAAGGAGGGACAACTTGGCCTGCCATGATAATTTCAACCATCTAGACGCAGTGCAAGAACGATACCGTACTTGCACTGCGTCCGCATCGGCTCCCCGAATGTGGATGCGTCGTCTTAAAATTGCTCCCAATTTCCCTCCCCATCGTGTTTGACGGTATGCGCAACCGCCATCGGTTTCTTGCTCGCTTGCGGCGCTGTAGCAGGGCGCGCTGGTTTTTTCGGCATGACGGCGGTGGCGGGCATTGCTTTTTTAGGTGCGGCAGGCGGCTGTAAAAGCGCGTCATCGAGCTTGAATACGCTGACGGTCTCTGCCAGTTTTCCCGCTTGCTCCTGCAAGGATTGCGCAGCGGCTGCGGCCTCTTCCACCAGCCCTGCATTCTGTTGCATCGTCGCATCCATTTGGGCAATCGCGATGTTGACCTGACCGAAACCTTCGCTCTGCTCGTTGCTGGCGGTGCTGATTTCGCCCACGATATCGGTCACATGCTTAACGCTGTCGACAATTTCCCTCATCATCGTTCCCGCCTGCGACACCAGCTCACTACCGGTGACGACTTTTTCCACGGAATCGTTAATCAATACTTTGATTTCCTTTGCTGCAGCCGCAGACCGGGCCGCGAGGCTGCGTACTTCCGAGGCCACCACCGCAAATCCCCGTCCCTGTTCGCCGGCACGCGCTGCTTCAACGGCAGCGTTGAGCGCCAGAATATTGGTCTGGAAGGCAATGCCGTCAATCACGCTAATGATGTCGACAATTTTTTTGGATGATGCGTCAATCGAACTCATCGTGTCGATCACTTGCCCCACCAGTGAGCCGCCCTGCGAAGCCAGCGTCGAGGCCGAAATCGCACGCTGGTTGGCCAGCTTTGCGTTGTCTGCATTTTGCTTGACGGTCGCGGTCAGCTCTTCGATGGCGGAGACGGTTTGCTCCAGCGAACTGGCTTGCTGCTCGGTGCGTGAGGAAAGGTCGAGATTACCCGCCGCGATCTGCCCGGAGGCGGTGGCGATCATATCGGTGCCGATACGCACCCGGCTGACAATTCTTTGCAGGTTGTCATTCATTTTTTTCAACACGGTCAGCAACTCGCCGGCCCCATCGCCGTTGCTGGTATCAATGCGGCTGCTCAGATTGCCGTCGGTAATGGTCTGGGCAATCAGGACCGCATGCGCCATCGGCTTAGTGACCGAGGTTGTGATGAAGTAAGCAAGAACGAAGGCAATCAGGCAGGCAAGGATGGCGATGGCTATCGTGATAATCACGGCGTCCTTATAAAGACTATGCGCTTCCTCCCCTGCCAGTTTCATTTGCTCCTCCTGGTAAATCACCAGTTTTTTCAAGGCGGCTAAAAGCACCCCCTGTGTTTTGTAACCGTCGCCGTACAAGGCCGCTGCGGCTTCGGGTTTTTTACCTTCCATCGCTAAACGAATTACCTCCCTACTGTAATTAATGAAGGGGATGCGGGCATTTTCGACGTCGGTGGTCAGCTGTTTTTCCACGTCGTTGCGGACCAGTTTCGTCATCATTGCAAGCTTTACGCTTACCGCCTCCGTATCCGCTTCCTCTTGAGCCTTGTTGCTAGCCAATGCCTTAGGGTCCGTAAGCAGGACCAGGTTGCGGATGATGCGCGCCTTATCCATGATCAGATACGACACCTCTTCGGCTGCTTGCGCCTTGGGATAGATAGCGGAAGTAATTTCTACCTCGCTACTATTGAGCTGCCCGAGACGGTTGAGAGAAACGAAGGCGATGATCAACATCAGCACCACCATGATTCCAAACCCCAGACCAAGCCGTACTCCTGGTTTCATATTGCTCATTTGCACCACCTCATTAGGTTATATAAAAGTACAAGTACAGCTTTGCTGCGTTCAGAAATCCTTTTCCGGTACATCCATCTCAAGTAACTGTGCGGCACAATTTCAGGGGGGTACTTCAGCGCCTGAGCTTGCTTCGCTCATCCCGCTTCGCCCGCGCTTGTCGGCCTCTTTTGCCGGTCCGACGGACTCCATCGCCACCGCAACCGCACCCACCAAAGCCTCCAATACCGCCAGCCAATGCGTATCGCTGCCGGCCTCCCTGACCGCGCCCAACAACAGCACTGCGCCTATCGTTTCCGCCTGTCGGTTTTTCAGCGCGATCGCTGTCAGTCCGTATTGCTCTTCGGCAAGATGCGCCGGCATGCTGCCCAGCCAGCCGGAGTACGGCCCCTCCGCGAAGCGCACTACGCTGGTTTGCGTCGCGCCGCTAAGCAGGCATTGGCACACAGGGTTGTCGGCATTGGCGGGCAAGCGCACATCCAGCTCCTGCGGCAACACTGGCGTGCCGTCCTGCTGCCACTGCATGGTCTGCGGCTGGGCAATGCGACGTTCACTATCGAACAGATAAAGCATGCCCACTTCTGCCTGTGCGAGAGAAACGGTTTCCGCCACTAGCCGTTCCAGCAAGCGATCGACATCCTGCTCCGTTGCCCACGCGCTTGACAGGCCGATGACATGCATCAGGGTGGAGCGGGTTTCCGCCATTGCCCGGAACAGGGTGTCAATTTCACGTATCGGCGACCGGCTCCTGTGCCGCTGGCTGAAATCGAAATGCAGAATCGCCTTCGCTTCCTGCGCCAGTCGCCGCAGCGGTCGCGCTACATACCAGCCAACGATGCTGATCACCGGAACCATCAACAGAAGCAGTAACGCAATGATGATTGGCGCGCCGTACCGTGGCATTGAGGCATCGCTCAGTAATTCACCATCGGGAATGGAGATCGCCAGAAACACCGGAACGCCTTTGAAATCGACCGGCACGATCCGGGCAGACCAGGGATCACCATTGATGTTGATGGGGATGGGCGTATTGAAATGTCCCTTGCGGATGTTATCGGCGAACACCGGGAATTTTTGCTCCCCTAGACGGGCCAGAATGGCGGGGGGAATTTGCTGCAAGCCTTCTCGCGGCATGTCCTTCATGCCCGGGGTGTAATACGCCAGTACGCCGGCATTCTTGTCAATCAGCACCAGCTCGGCGGAAGGCGATACCTTTAACAGACTCAGGGCGGTGGAAAGATTGGAGAGCGGCATGTCGGCGGCCAC harbors:
- a CDS encoding methyl-accepting chemotaxis protein, with amino-acid sequence MSNMKPGVRLGLGFGIMVVLMLIIAFVSLNRLGQLNSSEVEITSAIYPKAQAAEEVSYLIMDKARIIRNLVLLTDPKALASNKAQEEADTEAVSVKLAMMTKLVRNDVEKQLTTDVENARIPFINYSREVIRLAMEGKKPEAAAALYGDGYKTQGVLLAALKKLVIYQEEQMKLAGEEAHSLYKDAVIITIAIAILACLIAFVLAYFITTSVTKPMAHAVLIAQTITDGNLSSRIDTSNGDGAGELLTVLKKMNDNLQRIVSRVRIGTDMIATASGQIAAGNLDLSSRTEQQASSLEQTVSAIEELTATVKQNADNAKLANQRAISASTLASQGGSLVGQVIDTMSSIDASSKKIVDIISVIDGIAFQTNILALNAAVEAARAGEQGRGFAVVASEVRSLAARSAAAAKEIKVLINDSVEKVVTGSELVSQAGTMMREIVDSVKHVTDIVGEISTASNEQSEGFGQVNIAIAQMDATMQQNAGLVEEAAAAAQSLQEQAGKLAETVSVFKLDDALLQPPAAPKKAMPATAVMPKKPARPATAPQASKKPMAVAHTVKHDGEGNWEQF
- a CDS encoding sensor domain-containing diguanylate cyclase, whose translation is MRRKPQKLPLFSWAAIGAILFSLVGFGAMLLRIKPLIEHTGVMPLAAAFGVFLVGGVWTLVRQLAQQDGDVSMGQRQQRLAFLVARNEALQQQLQERRREQEAMSETLRQTLHRQQEDQANLQESASELRAILQNANEAFIAIDEGGTIVEWNRQAEILLGWSRLEAFGQILSELIVPHHLRAAHCHGMQRFLAGKGSGNIVDNRVEIQALRRDGTLVSVELTVGHLMRREGHLFIAFLHDITERHEFRTSLEKLAMTDALTGLPNRRAFMEKLPDAMQRAIRHRDMMAVLFLDIDGFKTVNDRCGHEAGDELLRQFGQRVRNTIRDTDSVARLAGDEFTVILENLQSETVALEIAEKILEAMHLPFVLNDTSLFLSSSIGVALFNAETQLTADTLLNRADEAMYRAKREGKDRVVVSPALPVTAG